One stretch of Tenacibaculum sp. MAR_2010_89 DNA includes these proteins:
- a CDS encoding SDR family NAD(P)-dependent oxidoreductase produces MQTKTAIVFGATSGIGKRLTEFLINDGYRVAITGRRKEKLEELKNNYPSQIISKQNDIQDIESVENVFNEIVSELGKIDLIIQSSGVGFTNTKLNWEKENTTLQTNVIGVTKLYNLAYLLFKKQGFGHLVGISSIASLRGNRFAPAYFASKAYQKAYLESLYIKTKSIPSKKVYITDIRPGFVDTAMALGDGIFWLTPLEKASKQIYSAIKRKKRVAYISKRWILIAWVLKIVPAKLLKLAT; encoded by the coding sequence ATGCAAACTAAAACGGCTATTGTTTTTGGAGCCACTTCTGGTATTGGAAAAAGATTAACAGAGTTTTTAATTAATGATGGTTATAGAGTAGCTATCACAGGAAGGCGAAAAGAAAAACTAGAAGAGTTAAAAAATAATTATCCTTCTCAAATTATTAGTAAACAAAACGACATACAAGATATTGAAAGCGTTGAAAATGTATTTAACGAAATCGTTTCGGAATTAGGAAAAATTGATTTGATTATACAATCATCGGGGGTAGGTTTTACCAATACTAAGTTAAACTGGGAAAAGGAAAATACTACTTTACAAACTAACGTAATTGGTGTTACTAAGTTATATAACTTAGCTTATCTTTTATTTAAAAAACAAGGTTTCGGACATTTGGTTGGTATTTCATCTATTGCTTCGTTGCGTGGTAATCGATTTGCTCCTGCTTATTTTGCTTCAAAAGCATATCAAAAGGCATATCTAGAAAGTTTATACATCAAAACAAAATCGATACCCTCAAAAAAAGTTTATATCACAGATATTCGACCTGGTTTTGTAGATACAGCAATGGCTTTAGGTGATGGTATATTTTGGCTTACACCCCTTGAAAAAGCAAGTAAACAAATTTATAGTGCTATTAAAAGAAAAAAACGAGTAGCCTATATATCTAAGCGATGGATATTGATTGCATGGGTTCTAAAAATAGTTCCAGCTAAACTTTTAAAATTAGCCACATAA
- a CDS encoding RNA polymerase sigma factor encodes MISDKKSICNPIVFEEVYKTNIKALRNYIYYKCGDVSLSEDIVQDAFMKIWKNCSNIIPNTVKALLYKMSFNSLMSFFSHKKVVLEHEKLQNPINSTNEDPEFLLEEKEFLKKLQQAIAELRDKDREVFLMNRIDKKKYREIADVLDISIKTVEKRMSSALKELRKKIEII; translated from the coding sequence ATGATTAGTGATAAAAAGTCAATTTGTAATCCTATTGTTTTTGAAGAGGTTTACAAAACAAATATAAAAGCGCTGCGAAATTATATTTATTATAAATGTGGTGATGTATCGTTATCTGAAGATATTGTGCAAGATGCATTTATGAAAATATGGAAGAATTGCTCAAACATAATACCTAATACAGTTAAAGCATTATTATATAAAATGTCATTTAATTCACTCATGAGTTTTTTTTCTCATAAGAAGGTAGTTCTAGAACATGAAAAACTACAAAACCCTATTAATTCAACAAATGAAGATCCTGAGTTTTTACTTGAAGAAAAAGAATTTCTAAAGAAATTACAACAAGCTATAGCTGAATTGAGGGATAAAGATCGAGAGGTTTTTTTGATGAATAGAATAGATAAAAAAAAGTACAGAGAGATAGCTGATGTTTTAGATATATCTATAAAAACGGTTGAAAAAAGAATGAGCAGTGCACTAAAAGAATTACGAAAAAAAATAGAAATCATTTAG
- a CDS encoding tRNA1(Val) (adenine(37)-N6)-methyltransferase: MKPFKFKEFTIHQDKTAMKIGTDAVLLGAWCSLNNYPDTILDIGSGTGIISLMLAQRSNASTIDAVEIEANAYEQTVENFEQSDWGDRLFCYNAPFTEFAIEMTEEEEQYDLIISNPPFYNDEFETTDLARNKARFTTSLSFKELIEGVRNLLSKDGLFSVIIPSKEEKEFIKIAKSNNLFPNKICHVKGNENTEFKRSLLEFSFIESDIIQEELVIEKERHQYTDAYINLTKDFYLKM, translated from the coding sequence ATGAAACCATTTAAATTTAAAGAATTCACAATACATCAAGATAAAACTGCTATGAAAATTGGCACTGATGCTGTTTTATTAGGAGCTTGGTGTTCACTAAACAATTATCCAGATACTATTTTAGATATAGGTTCAGGAACTGGTATTATTTCTTTAATGTTAGCACAAAGAAGTAATGCTTCTACTATAGATGCTGTAGAAATAGAAGCAAATGCATATGAACAAACAGTAGAGAATTTTGAGCAATCCGATTGGGGAGATCGCTTATTTTGCTATAATGCTCCTTTTACCGAGTTTGCTATTGAAATGACTGAAGAAGAAGAACAATATGATCTTATTATTTCTAATCCTCCTTTTTACAATGATGAATTTGAAACAACTGATTTAGCAAGAAATAAAGCACGCTTTACAACATCTCTTTCTTTTAAAGAATTAATTGAGGGAGTACGTAATTTACTTTCAAAGGACGGTTTATTTTCGGTAATAATTCCATCTAAAGAAGAAAAAGAGTTTATTAAAATAGCAAAATCAAATAATCTTTTTCCTAATAAAATATGTCACGTAAAAGGAAATGAAAACACAGAGTTTAAAAGAAGTTTGTTAGAGTTTTCTTTTATAGAATCTGATATTATACAAGAAGAATTAGTTATTGAAAAAGAAAGGCACCAGTATACTGATGCCTATATAAATCTTACCAAAGATTTTTATTTAAAAATGTAA
- a CDS encoding ion channel, with translation MAKKIKDPGLGYSSKRNAQNIINKDGTSNIRHINKKFTIRDIYTYFIELSWIKFFAFVFIGYTLLNIVFGLIYISIGIEQITDEKGSFFENLLNGFFFSAQTLTTVGYGA, from the coding sequence ATGGCTAAAAAAATAAAAGATCCTGGATTGGGATATTCTTCAAAAAGAAATGCACAAAATATTATTAATAAAGACGGAACCTCAAACATTCGTCATATCAATAAGAAATTTACAATTCGTGATATTTACACGTATTTTATTGAACTATCTTGGATAAAATTTTTTGCTTTTGTTTTTATTGGTTATACACTTCTAAATATAGTTTTTGGATTAATCTACATATCAATAGGTATTGAGCAAATAACAGACGAAAAAGGTTCTTTTTTTGAAAACTTATTAAATGGTTTCTTTTTTAGCGCCCAAACATTAACTACAGTTGGTTATGGGGCTTAG
- a CDS encoding branched-chain amino acid aminotransferase, whose amino-acid sequence MDIKIQPIKESKISQVDFNDLKFGSVFSDHMFVCDYVDGKWQNPSIVPYGPITLDPSAKIFHYGQSIFEGMKAYKDTEGNTLLFRPLDNCKRLNISAKRMVIPEIPEDLFMKGLKELLKVDNAWIPTNEGSSLYIRPFMFATGEGFHASPADEYKLIICTAPSGAYFSGKVTVLIEEKYARSANGGVGFAKAGGNYAAQFYPTQLAIDKGYNQVVWTDDNTHEYIEEAGAMNVFIRINDTLITSPTSDRILDGITRKSILQLAEDNKIPFEVRKITVKEVVEAAKSGELKEMFGAGTAAVISPIAGFGYKETDYDLPEIENSYASIFKEKLLNIQYNRGEDIHNWSVKV is encoded by the coding sequence ATGGATATTAAAATTCAACCAATAAAAGAATCTAAAATTAGTCAAGTAGATTTTAACGATTTAAAATTTGGAAGTGTTTTTTCAGATCATATGTTTGTCTGTGATTATGTAGATGGGAAATGGCAAAATCCTAGTATAGTACCTTATGGTCCTATAACTTTAGATCCCTCTGCTAAAATTTTCCATTACGGACAATCTATTTTTGAAGGTATGAAAGCTTATAAAGATACAGAAGGTAATACTTTGTTGTTTCGTCCTTTAGATAATTGTAAGAGACTAAATATCTCAGCAAAAAGAATGGTTATACCAGAAATTCCAGAAGATTTATTCATGAAAGGTTTAAAGGAGTTGTTAAAGGTTGATAACGCTTGGATACCAACTAATGAAGGAAGTTCGTTATATATTCGTCCTTTTATGTTTGCCACAGGAGAAGGTTTTCATGCATCACCTGCTGATGAGTATAAATTAATTATATGTACTGCGCCCTCAGGAGCTTATTTTTCTGGAAAAGTAACAGTTCTAATTGAAGAGAAATATGCAAGATCAGCCAACGGAGGTGTAGGTTTTGCAAAAGCTGGAGGTAATTATGCTGCTCAATTTTATCCTACTCAGTTAGCTATAGATAAAGGGTATAATCAGGTAGTTTGGACAGATGATAATACACATGAATATATTGAAGAGGCAGGAGCAATGAATGTTTTTATCAGAATTAACGATACTTTAATAACTAGCCCTACAAGTGATAGGATTTTAGATGGTATTACTCGTAAAAGTATACTTCAATTAGCAGAAGATAATAAAATACCATTTGAAGTGCGTAAAATAACAGTTAAAGAAGTTGTTGAAGCAGCAAAGAGTGGTGAATTAAAAGAAATGTTTGGAGCTGGTACTGCTGCTGTTATTTCTCCTATAGCTGGTTTCGGGTATAAAGAAACTGATTATGATTTGCCAGAAATTGAAAATTCATATGCTTCAATTTTTAAAGAAAAGCTACTTAATATTCAGTATAACAGAGGAGAAGATATTCATAATTGGAGTGTTAAAGTTTAA
- a CDS encoding TlpA disulfide reductase family protein, giving the protein MKNILLTMLSIVAGFGISFFSINTYLKTNDLAEVKTESEVTNNKLILDLKSSDVQKSFKSWDLYSKKNIDLMSTFKALDENGENISKGAFLNLLRIGSYLPMKRVDKRELSYQLVSLKNTSEVKIKKSIKSLATNANHYFRMEGKRLPAYEFVDLNGVPYNKKDTKGKLLVLKCWFITCKVCVEEFPELNKLVDKYKDEKVAFVSLAFDEKDKLIKFLKTKTFKYPTIPMQKKYMSKKLKVKQYPTHVIVDTNGVIIKMVNNVRTLTFELDQILGK; this is encoded by the coding sequence ATGAAAAATATACTGCTTACAATGTTGTCTATTGTAGCTGGTTTTGGAATAAGCTTTTTTAGTATAAATACTTATTTGAAAACAAATGATTTAGCTGAAGTAAAAACTGAATCGGAAGTTACAAACAATAAATTAATATTAGACTTAAAGTCTAGTGATGTTCAAAAGAGCTTTAAGAGTTGGGATTTATATTCAAAAAAGAATATTGATTTGATGTCAACTTTTAAAGCTCTTGATGAAAATGGTGAAAATATTAGTAAAGGTGCTTTTTTAAATTTATTAAGAATTGGTTCTTATTTACCTATGAAAAGAGTTGATAAAAGAGAACTTTCTTATCAATTAGTATCTTTAAAAAACACTTCTGAAGTAAAAATTAAAAAATCAATAAAGAGTTTAGCGACTAATGCAAATCATTATTTTAGAATGGAAGGAAAACGACTTCCAGCTTATGAATTTGTAGATTTAAATGGTGTGCCTTATAATAAAAAAGACACAAAAGGTAAATTACTAGTATTGAAATGTTGGTTTATTACTTGTAAGGTTTGTGTAGAAGAATTTCCTGAGTTAAATAAGCTAGTAGATAAATACAAAGATGAAAAAGTAGCCTTCGTTAGTTTGGCCTTTGATGAAAAAGATAAGCTAATTAAATTTCTAAAAACAAAAACATTTAAATATCCAACCATACCAATGCAAAAAAAATACATGTCCAAGAAATTGAAAGTTAAACAATATCCTACACATGTAATTGTTGATACTAATGGGGTTATTATTAAGATGGTTAATAATGTACGTACTTTAACCTTTGAGTTAGATCAAATTTTAGGTAAATAA
- a CDS encoding TonB-dependent receptor, translated as MLFNIESKHNVKFSYAEETINNKYFELPINGENLEDLLQSIEKEVGVYINKINERYYSIVKYTSKKINICGYIKDSLTNYSLEQATIVLKNKQSIGTTTDSNGFFKLKKIRINDTLQVSFAGYKTILMLGNDFYKKKCLEVKLKEKLNVLDEVIIANYLSTNTIKNDDGSIVMRPKKRGVLPGLTESDVLLSTQQIPGIQSPVETAAGIHIRGGTPDQNLILFDGIKLYNTAHFFGSISAFNPNIIDKVTVYKNASNIKYGNHIAGVISMNSMDEVPQKQSTGFGVNMTAIDAFTTIPLTKKIGIQLSIRSSLSDFLKTPTMNNISTKVFQNTSISKGNLLAEQPYVEAKNDFSFLDMNTKFLYQLNEKNKITLQQILIHNSLDYSLQNFKINDIRSDKLKIKNYGFGATWDSKWNTSWKHNLNVYHAKYTLGYQREKNRAKTIYDYTNKDNTVNELSFDFLITKELNKKSSFLIGYQYAFSKIFFNLEKKNTVVFSESKNKNDGSINSHSILTGYKYKNKDFFIVDMGVRTTYLSSLNKVVAEPRLYTQLKIAPNFWLNASAELKQQYTSKIVEFFTSDFGLENKLWALSDNEEIPLLQSKQFTFGSIFKYKKWVVDFGMYYKSINGITSLSSGFNNYSKTVFNGSALIRGFDLLVRKKWSNRLNTWFSYNLGNTALTFDGFNSNQSFNGGFNISNSLYIAQQIKLSSWDLSLGWTYKAGLPFSSLINLNPNNGLEIEKYNNSNLPAYHRLDASATYNFFWDKKNKIISKVGISFLNIYNRKNILKRTSEVSYDDAFKATLNTIDTYSLSFTPNIIFRVEF; from the coding sequence GTGCTTTTTAATATCGAAAGCAAGCATAATGTAAAGTTTTCTTATGCTGAAGAAACAATAAATAATAAATATTTTGAACTTCCTATTAATGGTGAAAATTTAGAGGACTTATTACAAAGCATTGAAAAAGAGGTAGGGGTTTATATAAATAAAATAAATGAACGTTATTATTCTATTGTAAAATATACTTCTAAAAAAATAAATATTTGTGGTTATATCAAAGATAGTTTAACAAATTATTCTTTGGAGCAAGCGACTATTGTTTTAAAAAATAAACAGAGCATAGGAACTACAACAGATTCTAATGGTTTTTTTAAATTAAAGAAAATCAGAATTAATGATACATTACAGGTGTCTTTTGCAGGTTACAAAACAATTCTTATGTTAGGGAACGACTTTTACAAAAAGAAATGTTTAGAAGTTAAATTAAAAGAAAAGCTTAATGTTTTAGATGAAGTAATTATTGCAAATTACCTTTCAACAAATACAATTAAAAATGATGATGGTTCTATTGTTATGAGACCCAAAAAACGTGGAGTTTTACCTGGTTTAACAGAGTCAGATGTATTATTAAGTACTCAGCAAATACCAGGGATTCAAAGCCCTGTAGAAACAGCCGCAGGAATTCATATTAGAGGAGGAACTCCAGATCAAAATTTAATTTTATTTGATGGTATTAAACTATACAATACAGCTCATTTTTTTGGTTCTATTTCAGCATTTAATCCAAATATTATTGATAAGGTAACAGTTTATAAAAATGCTTCTAATATTAAATACGGAAACCATATTGCTGGAGTAATATCTATGAATTCCATGGATGAAGTTCCTCAAAAACAGTCAACTGGATTTGGGGTAAATATGACCGCAATTGATGCTTTCACAACAATACCGTTAACAAAAAAAATAGGAATACAATTATCTATTAGAAGTTCACTGTCTGATTTTTTAAAAACCCCTACAATGAATAATATTTCTACTAAAGTGTTTCAAAATACAAGTATTTCAAAAGGAAATTTACTGGCAGAACAACCTTATGTAGAAGCAAAAAATGATTTTAGTTTTCTTGATATGAATACAAAATTTCTATACCAGTTAAATGAGAAAAATAAAATAACATTACAACAAATATTAATACATAACTCGTTAGATTATAGTTTGCAAAACTTTAAAATAAATGATATAAGAAGCGATAAATTAAAAATTAAAAATTATGGATTTGGTGCTACCTGGGATTCAAAATGGAATACTAGTTGGAAGCATAATTTAAATGTATATCATGCAAAATATACCTTAGGGTATCAACGAGAAAAAAATAGAGCAAAAACTATATATGATTATACAAATAAAGATAATACAGTTAATGAATTAAGTTTTGATTTTTTGATAACAAAAGAGTTGAATAAAAAAAGTAGTTTTTTAATTGGCTATCAGTACGCTTTTAGTAAGATTTTTTTTAATTTGGAGAAAAAAAACACTGTTGTTTTTTCTGAGTCTAAAAATAAAAATGATGGTAGTATTAATAGCCACAGTATATTAACGGGTTATAAATATAAAAACAAAGATTTTTTTATAGTAGATATGGGAGTAAGAACAACTTACCTATCATCATTAAATAAAGTTGTTGCAGAACCAAGATTATATACTCAATTGAAAATAGCACCTAATTTTTGGTTGAATGCTTCAGCGGAATTAAAACAGCAATACACCAGTAAAATTGTAGAGTTTTTTACTTCAGATTTTGGTTTAGAAAATAAATTATGGGCTCTTTCTGATAATGAAGAGATCCCACTTTTACAAAGTAAACAATTTACATTTGGAAGTATATTTAAGTATAAAAAATGGGTAGTTGATTTTGGAATGTACTATAAAAGTATAAATGGAATAACTTCTTTAAGTTCTGGGTTTAATAATTACAGTAAAACAGTTTTCAATGGTAGTGCTTTAATTAGAGGATTTGATTTGTTAGTAAGAAAAAAGTGGAGTAATAGATTAAATACTTGGTTTAGCTATAATTTAGGAAATACCGCTCTTACTTTTGATGGCTTTAATAGTAATCAATCTTTTAATGGGGGATTTAATATTTCAAATTCACTATACATAGCACAACAAATTAAATTAAGTAGTTGGGATTTATCTTTGGGGTGGACTTATAAAGCGGGTTTACCATTTAGTTCTTTGATTAATTTAAATCCTAATAATGGGTTAGAGATAGAAAAGTATAATAACTCCAATTTACCAGCATATCATAGGTTAGATGCGTCTGCTACGTATAATTTTTTTTGGGATAAGAAAAATAAGATTATATCTAAAGTAGGTATTTCTTTTTTAAACATTTATAATAGAAAAAATATATTAAAAAGAACAAGTGAAGTTTCTTATGATGATGCTTTTAAAGCTACTTTAAATACAATTGATACATACTCTTTGAGTTTTACTCCGAATATTATTTTTAGAGTGGAGTTTTAA
- a CDS encoding nucleoside triphosphate pyrophosphohydrolase family protein, which translates to MKNKINAVHEFHTAFGLGIKNTPTTNIDKERKLLRYNLMKEENEEYLEAAENNDLVEVADALGDMLYILCGTIIEHGMQDKIEEVFNEIQRSNMSKLGEDGKPIYREDGKVLKGPNYFKPNIEQILKK; encoded by the coding sequence ATGAAAAACAAAATTAACGCTGTTCACGAATTTCATACCGCTTTCGGTTTAGGTATTAAAAACACCCCTACAACAAACATTGATAAAGAAAGAAAACTTCTTCGTTACAACCTAATGAAAGAGGAAAATGAAGAATATTTAGAAGCTGCTGAAAATAATGATTTAGTAGAAGTTGCCGATGCTTTGGGTGATATGCTGTATATTTTATGTGGAACAATTATTGAGCATGGTATGCAGGATAAGATTGAAGAAGTATTTAATGAAATACAACGAAGTAATATGAGTAAATTAGGAGAAGATGGGAAGCCTATTTACCGTGAAGATGGGAAAGTTTTAAAAGGACCCAATTATTTTAAACCTAACATAGAACAAATTTTAAAAAAATAA
- a CDS encoding DUF4920 domain-containing protein translates to MKKLLTATLVVATLFLSCKTEKKETTTEKSSQKSEYVSFGEKISSDNTLSKTDVLAKFQNLKSGDTLNIKFASTINEVCKKKGCWMKLDLGNEKESMVRFKDYGFFMPLNSDKKEVIVNGKAFVTETSVKDLQHYAKDAGKSEEEIAKITDPKYTYAFEADGVLLKN, encoded by the coding sequence ATGAAAAAACTACTAACTGCAACTCTTGTTGTTGCTACTCTATTTTTATCTTGTAAAACAGAAAAAAAAGAAACTACTACAGAAAAAAGCTCTCAAAAATCTGAATATGTATCTTTTGGTGAAAAAATTTCTAGTGATAATACTTTGTCAAAAACAGATGTTCTTGCTAAATTCCAAAATTTAAAATCTGGCGACACTTTAAATATAAAATTTGCGTCTACTATAAATGAAGTTTGTAAGAAAAAAGGATGTTGGATGAAATTAGATTTAGGAAATGAAAAGGAATCTATGGTACGTTTTAAAGATTACGGATTTTTCATGCCACTTAACTCTGATAAAAAAGAAGTTATTGTTAACGGTAAAGCTTTTGTCACTGAAACTTCAGTAAAAGATTTACAACATTATGCTAAAGATGCGGGTAAAAGCGAAGAAGAAATAGCAAAAATTACCGATCCTAAATACACTTATGCTTTTGAAGCTGATGGTGTTTTACTAAAAAACTAA
- a CDS encoding FecR family protein, giving the protein MNNEKYNILLAKWLENDISEDELTVLKQRQEFETYSKIAKYSSEFYVPGSNEKELYNQFLNKTRNEKKNKTKKISIGYWGASVAATILLLFGVFQMKNSSVEEFTTMYGEQLTVFLPDSSEVLLNSNSKVSFSPKLWSKTRKVTLKGEAYFKVKKGEKFKVISNEGEISVLGTAFNVNSQLNFLEVKCYEGKVLVSRKGVEHILVKNQAIRQIKNEAYENWNIESFEPIWKNGEISFDNTPLKYVVNKIQDVFGVLIKTKNIDLERRFSGSFSNSDLTIALVAITDTMGFKYEVKEKEVLFYK; this is encoded by the coding sequence ATGAATAATGAAAAATATAATATATTATTAGCTAAATGGCTGGAGAATGATATTTCTGAAGATGAATTAACTGTATTAAAGCAAAGACAAGAGTTTGAAACATATTCTAAAATTGCAAAATATAGTTCAGAGTTTTATGTTCCTGGTTCTAATGAAAAAGAATTGTACAATCAGTTTTTAAATAAAACAAGAAATGAAAAAAAGAATAAAACTAAAAAAATAAGCATTGGTTATTGGGGAGCTAGTGTTGCTGCTACTATATTGCTTTTATTTGGAGTTTTTCAAATGAAAAATAGTTCAGTAGAAGAGTTTACAACAATGTATGGAGAACAATTAACAGTATTTTTACCAGATAGTTCCGAGGTTCTTTTAAATAGCAATTCTAAAGTGTCATTTTCTCCGAAACTTTGGAGTAAAACTAGAAAAGTAACTCTTAAAGGAGAAGCCTATTTTAAAGTGAAAAAAGGGGAGAAGTTCAAAGTGATAAGTAATGAAGGAGAAATATCAGTTTTAGGAACAGCTTTTAATGTTAATTCGCAATTAAACTTTTTAGAAGTTAAGTGTTATGAAGGCAAAGTATTGGTTAGCAGAAAAGGAGTGGAACATATATTGGTGAAAAATCAAGCTATTAGGCAAATTAAAAATGAAGCTTACGAAAATTGGAATATTGAAAGTTTTGAACCAATTTGGAAAAATGGTGAAATTTCTTTTGATAATACTCCTTTAAAATATGTTGTTAATAAGATACAAGATGTTTTTGGGGTTTTAATAAAAACAAAAAATATAGATTTAGAAAGAAGGTTTTCAGGAAGTTTTTCTAATTCTGATCTAACCATAGCATTGGTAGCAATAACTGATACTATGGGATTCAAGTATGAAGTTAAAGAGAAAGAAGTTTTATTTTATAAATAG
- the mnmD gene encoding tRNA (5-methylaminomethyl-2-thiouridine)(34)-methyltransferase MnmD, with amino-acid sequence MKREIIITSDGSTTIHLPEWDEQYHSKHGAIQEAYHVFIKSGLETIEKKEISILEIGFGTGLNCLITFLESQKSINYVGVEAYPITGKEIESLNYVSTLKAEKQAIHFNKMHSCSWEVKHQITSNFSLLKQQKKFKEIKDEDTYNLIYFDAFGARVQPELWTEEIFNKMFISLKNDGVLVTYSAKGSVRRAMQKVGFIVERLPGPPGKREMLRGTKRN; translated from the coding sequence TTGAAAAGAGAAATAATTATAACCTCTGATGGTTCAACAACTATACATTTACCTGAATGGGATGAACAATATCATTCTAAACACGGAGCTATTCAAGAAGCTTATCATGTATTTATTAAAAGTGGTTTAGAGACTATCGAAAAAAAAGAAATTTCTATACTTGAAATTGGGTTTGGAACTGGATTAAATTGTTTAATTACTTTTTTAGAATCTCAAAAAAGCATCAATTATGTTGGTGTAGAGGCCTATCCTATTACAGGTAAAGAAATTGAAAGTTTAAATTACGTATCTACTTTAAAAGCAGAAAAACAAGCTATTCATTTTAACAAAATGCATAGTTGTTCCTGGGAAGTGAAACACCAAATTACTTCGAACTTCAGCTTATTAAAACAACAAAAAAAATTTAAAGAGATTAAAGATGAAGATACTTACAACTTAATATATTTTGATGCATTTGGAGCTAGAGTTCAACCAGAATTATGGACAGAAGAAATTTTTAATAAAATGTTTATTTCTCTAAAGAATGATGGTGTATTGGTAACTTATTCTGCAAAAGGAAGTGTTAGGAGAGCAATGCAAAAAGTTGGATTTATTGTTGAACGACTTCCAGGACCTCCAGGAAAAAGAGAAATGTTAAGAGGAACCAAAAGAAATTAA
- a CDS encoding HAD family hydrolase, which translates to MTKKNLIVLDIDDTLTKSEDKHTDSLLFAMKHFGITEVNTDWKTYKNATDSYIFSVNYEKTHQKKFDFGFIPEFEKVMTEHFLSYPDTPEIEGAQKMVDFFINETNYGVCFATGSILQPAFLKLQQANINLIPQVLEASNTIFTREDIVKSAIEKAKNYYHTSNFENIISFGDGLWDVTTAKNLDIHFVGVNDKNISDFKKMNIKHHISNWTQFNLNDTEKKLGIK; encoded by the coding sequence ATGACAAAGAAAAACTTAATCGTACTTGATATAGACGACACACTTACTAAAAGTGAAGACAAACACACCGATTCATTATTATTTGCAATGAAGCACTTTGGAATAACCGAAGTAAATACTGATTGGAAAACTTATAAAAACGCTACAGATAGTTATATTTTTAGTGTTAACTATGAAAAAACACATCAGAAAAAATTTGACTTTGGTTTTATTCCTGAATTTGAAAAAGTCATGACCGAACATTTTTTAAGTTATCCTGATACTCCAGAAATTGAAGGTGCTCAAAAAATGGTTGATTTTTTTATTAATGAAACCAATTATGGTGTTTGCTTTGCCACTGGCTCTATTTTACAACCTGCCTTTTTAAAATTACAACAAGCAAATATCAATTTAATTCCTCAAGTTTTAGAAGCTTCAAATACAATTTTCACAAGAGAAGATATTGTAAAATCGGCAATAGAAAAAGCAAAAAATTATTACCATACTTCTAATTTTGAAAACATTATTTCTTTTGGAGATGGTTTGTGGGATGTTACAACTGCTAAAAATTTAGACATCCATTTTGTAGGTGTAAATGATAAAAACATTTCAGACTTTAAAAAAATGAACATCAAACATCACATTAGTAATTGGACTCAATTTAATCTTAATGATACAGAAAAAAAACTAGGCATAAAATAA